In Streptomyces sp. TS71-3, the following proteins share a genomic window:
- a CDS encoding redoxin domain-containing protein codes for MTLLTTGSAFPDLTVDVAGGGPLSVRDELAGHYGVVLFYRGSWCPYCRGQLAAFQRAGERLAEVDTKVVALSVDDEPTTRELIGRLRLTYPVGHSADADAVAAATGAFVNDDPRHLQSTGFVLDPEGNVLVSVYSSGAIGRLVPEDVVGLIAYVRDHA; via the coding sequence ATGACACTGCTCACCACCGGTTCCGCATTCCCGGACCTGACCGTCGACGTGGCGGGCGGCGGCCCGCTCTCCGTGCGGGACGAACTGGCCGGTCACTACGGTGTCGTGCTGTTCTACCGCGGCTCCTGGTGCCCCTACTGCCGGGGCCAGCTCGCGGCCTTCCAGCGGGCCGGTGAACGCCTGGCGGAGGTCGACACCAAGGTCGTCGCCCTGTCCGTGGACGACGAGCCGACGACCCGGGAGCTGATCGGCAGGCTCCGCCTCACCTACCCGGTGGGCCACAGCGCCGACGCGGACGCCGTGGCCGCCGCGACCGGCGCTTTCGTGAACGACGACCCCAGGCACCTGCAGTCCACAGGATTCGTTCTCGACCCGGAGGGAAACGTGCTGGTGTCCGTGTACTCCAGCGGGGCGATCGGCCGCCTGGTCCCTGAGGACGTGGTCGGCCTGATCGCGTATGTCAGGGACCATGCCTAG
- a CDS encoding sigma-70 family RNA polymerase sigma factor — protein sequence MHSVPLGDSGEAAGGDPPPARAAVPPRLDPVPARLDPAPPRLDPVPAQLDPVSAGWVADLTSEGAEYQQACTRLHADLLRIAFKELARRQARHRLQGRELDDMAHQVAADALLAITRKVERFRGESRFTTWAYKFVILEVSSSLGRLYRRTQEVPMEAEEWERLPDRFGFDPAEQSGARDMAAALRTAVDEVLTAHQRRIFVALVLHGVPVDALAAELDTTRNALYKTMFDARRKLRLHMEEHGYLEADARRRP from the coding sequence GTGCATTCCGTACCCCTCGGTGACAGCGGCGAGGCCGCGGGCGGTGATCCGCCCCCGGCCCGTGCTGCGGTGCCGCCGCGCCTCGACCCGGTGCCGGCGCGGCTCGACCCCGCGCCGCCGCGCCTCGATCCCGTGCCGGCGCAGCTCGATCCCGTCTCGGCGGGGTGGGTCGCGGACCTCACGTCCGAGGGGGCGGAGTACCAACAGGCGTGCACGCGCCTGCACGCCGACCTCCTGCGGATCGCGTTCAAGGAGCTGGCGCGCCGCCAGGCCCGGCACCGCCTGCAGGGCCGGGAACTGGACGACATGGCCCACCAGGTCGCCGCGGACGCGCTCCTCGCCATCACGAGGAAGGTCGAACGGTTCAGGGGCGAGAGCCGTTTCACCACATGGGCGTACAAGTTCGTGATCCTCGAGGTGTCCAGCAGCCTCGGCCGCCTGTACCGCCGCACCCAGGAGGTGCCGATGGAGGCCGAGGAATGGGAGCGGCTGCCGGACCGTTTCGGCTTCGACCCGGCCGAGCAGTCCGGCGCGCGTGACATGGCCGCCGCGCTCCGCACGGCCGTGGACGAGGTGCTCACCGCCCACCAGAGGAGGATCTTCGTGGCCCTGGTCCTGCACGGTGTGCCCGTCGACGCCCTGGCGGCGGAGCTGGACACCACACGCAACGCCCTCTACAAGACCATGTTCGACGCCCGGCGCAAGCTGCGGCTCCACATGGAGGAGCACGGGTACCTGGAAGCGGACGCGCGGAGGCGGCCATGA
- a CDS encoding peptidase E, with the protein MVTAPPRRLALLGGGFSTDDDRLLDGWLLGHARAGRPKVCFVPTASGDAPAYIEKFRAAFGPDDCEPGVLALFQRELSDDELRTFLLAQDVVYVGGGNTANLLAVWRTHGVDRLLGEAHDRGTLLCGISAGANCWAQGSHTDSFGPLTSLPDGLGLLPGSVCPHYDGEPGRRSSYLAAVASGALPAGWALEDGVGALFADGALAEAVTRAPRARLFRVEPDGQGGAVERAVPCRLLTEAQ; encoded by the coding sequence GTGGTCACCGCTCCCCCGCGCCGGCTGGCCCTCCTCGGCGGCGGCTTCTCCACCGACGACGACCGGCTGCTGGACGGCTGGCTGCTCGGCCACGCGCGCGCCGGCCGGCCCAAGGTGTGCTTCGTGCCCACGGCCAGCGGCGACGCCCCCGCCTACATCGAGAAGTTCCGTGCCGCGTTCGGGCCGGACGACTGCGAGCCCGGGGTCCTGGCGCTGTTCCAGCGGGAACTCTCGGACGACGAGTTGCGCACGTTCCTGCTCGCGCAGGACGTGGTCTACGTCGGCGGGGGCAACACCGCGAACCTGCTGGCGGTATGGCGCACCCACGGGGTGGACCGGCTGCTCGGCGAGGCCCACGACCGCGGCACGCTGCTCTGCGGCATCAGCGCCGGGGCCAACTGCTGGGCGCAGGGTTCGCACACCGACTCCTTCGGCCCGCTCACGTCCCTCCCGGACGGGCTGGGCCTGCTGCCCGGTTCCGTCTGCCCGCACTACGACGGCGAACCGGGCCGTCGGTCCTCCTACCTGGCCGCCGTGGCGAGCGGTGCCCTGCCTGCCGGGTGGGCGCTGGAGGACGGCGTCGGCGCGCTCTTCGCGGACGGCGCCCTGGCCGAGGCGGTCACCCGGGCACCGCGGGCCCGCCTGTTCCGCGTGGAGCCGGACGGGCAGGGCGGAGCCGTGGAACGTGCGGTGCCGTGCCGCCTGCTCACCGAGGCACAGTGA
- a CDS encoding transcriptional regulator, with protein sequence MPPSDFDPVLLDPTRLSIVSLLAGVEWAEFSWVRESVGLSPSALSKQVTTLGNHGYVEVDKGYVGKRPRTWLNLSAQGREALESHVAALQRIVDDSRQAARAHQPRPDETRRPGRPSAATDPQTDDGRTGPRDG encoded by the coding sequence GTGCCGCCAAGTGACTTCGACCCCGTGCTACTGGACCCCACCCGCCTGTCCATCGTGTCGCTGCTCGCCGGGGTGGAGTGGGCCGAGTTCTCCTGGGTCCGGGAGTCGGTGGGCCTGTCCCCCTCCGCCCTGTCCAAGCAGGTCACGACGCTCGGCAACCACGGATACGTGGAAGTGGACAAGGGCTACGTGGGCAAGCGCCCCAGGACCTGGCTGAACCTGAGCGCCCAGGGCCGCGAAGCGCTGGAATCCCATGTCGCGGCCCTCCAGCGCATCGTCGACGATTCACGGCAGGCAGCACGGGCACACCAACCCCGGCCGGACGAGACCCGGCGACCCGGGAGGCCGTCCGCTGCGACGGACCCGCAGACGGACGACGGAAGAACCGGCCCGCGGGACGGCTGA
- a CDS encoding NAD(P)/FAD-dependent oxidoreductase — MRHRIAVIGSGPAGLTFARVLHRHGYPAAVLERDASHDARPPGGTLDLHEGLGQLALDKAGLLAEFQALSRPEGQAMRILDTDGTVLRDWRPRPDDRANPEIDRGQLRDLLLGPLDVQWGRGVRQVVPGTRDGVLVHFADGRQEPFDLVVGADGAWSRTRPAVSSVTPHYTGVTLVETSLDDADTRHPVLAELIGDGSVAAYGVNRALVAQRNSGGHVKVYAQFRASLDWHTGLDLADADAVRSRLLALFDGWAAPVLDLLRHGTAFAHRPLYVLPVSHTWTHVPGVTLLGDAAHLMPPLGAGANLAMLEGAELAESLATGPGDLDEAVRAFEERMWARAGRWSKITTTGLERLVSPDPAEALALFDEVQPS; from the coding sequence ATGAGACACCGTATTGCCGTGATCGGGAGCGGCCCCGCCGGCCTCACCTTCGCCCGCGTCCTGCACCGCCATGGGTATCCGGCCGCCGTCCTCGAACGCGATGCCTCCCACGACGCCCGCCCCCCGGGCGGCACGCTGGACCTGCACGAAGGGCTGGGCCAGCTCGCACTGGACAAGGCGGGGCTGCTGGCTGAGTTCCAGGCGCTGTCTCGACCCGAGGGGCAGGCCATGCGCATCCTGGACACGGACGGGACCGTCCTGCGCGACTGGCGACCCCGTCCGGATGACCGGGCCAATCCCGAGATCGACCGCGGGCAACTCCGCGATCTGCTGCTCGGCCCTCTCGACGTCCAGTGGGGGCGCGGCGTGAGGCAGGTGGTGCCCGGGACCCGGGATGGCGTGCTGGTCCATTTCGCGGACGGGCGACAGGAACCGTTCGACCTCGTGGTCGGCGCGGACGGCGCCTGGTCCCGGACGCGCCCGGCGGTCTCGTCGGTGACGCCGCACTACACCGGCGTCACCTTGGTCGAGACCTCCCTGGACGACGCCGACACCCGCCACCCTGTCCTCGCCGAATTGATCGGCGACGGTTCCGTGGCCGCGTATGGCGTGAACCGCGCACTCGTCGCCCAGCGCAACAGCGGCGGCCACGTGAAGGTATACGCCCAGTTCCGCGCGTCGCTGGACTGGCACACGGGCCTGGACCTGGCCGACGCCGACGCCGTGCGATCGAGACTGCTGGCCCTGTTCGACGGCTGGGCCGCCCCCGTCCTCGACCTCCTCCGCCACGGCACCGCTTTCGCGCACCGCCCCCTCTACGTCCTGCCCGTGTCCCACACCTGGACCCACGTCCCCGGGGTGACGCTCCTGGGCGACGCCGCCCATCTGATGCCTCCATTGGGGGCAGGCGCGAACCTGGCGATGCTGGAAGGCGCCGAACTCGCCGAGTCCCTCGCCACCGGACCCGGGGATCTGGACGAGGCCGTCCGCGCGTTCGAGGAACGGATGTGGGCACGGGCCGGCAGGTGGTCGAAGATCACGACGACCGGTCTGGAACGCCTCGTGAGCCCGGACCCCGCCGAAGCTCTCGCACTCTTCGACGAAGTCCAGCCATCCTGA
- a CDS encoding TetR/AcrR family transcriptional regulator, translating into MTVWDRPEPPTRPVPLDRERIVATAIALADEGGLEAVSLRKVAAQLNAGPMRLYGYISTKQELFDLMVDEVHAEILPEEQPGDWREALRILAHRTRQAALRHEWLADLLGGRPTLGPNGLAVTEANLAALDGLADIDTVMRAVETVGAYSTGAIRREIANLRAERATGLPKRDWQRASGPHVTRMLATGRFPALAKAVYDGTDVDAEASFATGLDWVLDAVAARLTQP; encoded by the coding sequence ATGACCGTGTGGGACCGGCCAGAGCCGCCGACTCGCCCCGTGCCGCTCGACAGGGAGCGGATCGTCGCCACCGCCATCGCGCTGGCCGACGAGGGCGGGCTGGAAGCGGTGTCGTTGCGGAAGGTCGCTGCCCAGCTGAACGCCGGCCCGATGAGGCTGTACGGATACATCTCCACCAAGCAGGAGTTGTTCGACCTCATGGTGGACGAGGTCCACGCCGAGATCCTTCCCGAGGAGCAGCCCGGTGACTGGCGGGAGGCGCTGCGCATCCTCGCCCACCGCACCAGGCAGGCCGCTCTTCGCCACGAATGGCTGGCCGACCTGCTCGGCGGCCGCCCGACCCTGGGCCCGAACGGCCTCGCCGTGACCGAGGCCAATCTGGCCGCCCTCGACGGCCTCGCCGACATCGACACCGTCATGCGCGCCGTGGAGACCGTCGGCGCCTACTCCACCGGCGCGATCCGGCGCGAGATCGCGAACCTGCGGGCCGAGCGCGCCACGGGCCTGCCGAAGCGCGACTGGCAGCGCGCCTCCGGCCCGCATGTGACGAGGATGCTCGCCACGGGCCGCTTCCCGGCGCTGGCCAAGGCCGTGTACGACGGCACGGACGTGGACGCCGAGGCATCCTTCGCGACCGGCCTGGACTGGGTCCTCGATGCCGTGGCCGCCAGACTCACCCAGCCTTGA
- a CDS encoding CGNR zinc finger domain-containing protein, translating into MISIPVDRSEEERLLDLLNTTPVVQGTQQDLLDDPDGGRRWLREHGGTGTAGELRHTRAARDALQKVVRGEGPPESLAGFLRGARPVPEVTGHGVAWTLDVPADRKWAATAVLAWGTLAETRPGRLKPCANPECRLFLLDRSKANTGRWCSMAVCGNRMKARKHYGRTQQRGRTT; encoded by the coding sequence ATGATCTCCATACCTGTCGACCGATCCGAAGAAGAACGCCTCCTGGACCTGCTGAACACCACACCGGTCGTGCAGGGAACCCAGCAGGACCTCCTCGACGACCCCGACGGCGGCCGCCGGTGGCTGCGGGAGCACGGCGGCACCGGCACGGCCGGCGAACTCCGCCACACCCGCGCCGCACGGGACGCCCTCCAGAAGGTGGTGCGCGGGGAGGGCCCGCCCGAGTCGCTGGCGGGCTTCCTGCGCGGGGCCCGCCCGGTGCCGGAGGTGACCGGCCACGGCGTCGCGTGGACGCTCGACGTCCCCGCGGACCGGAAGTGGGCGGCCACCGCGGTGCTCGCCTGGGGCACGCTCGCCGAGACGCGGCCCGGCCGCCTCAAGCCGTGCGCCAACCCGGAGTGCCGCCTGTTCCTCCTCGACCGGAGCAAGGCGAACACCGGCCGCTGGTGCTCCATGGCGGTGTGCGGCAACCGCATGAAGGCCCGCAAGCACTACGGGCGCACCCAGCAGCGCGGCAGGACCACCTGA
- a CDS encoding DUF427 domain-containing protein, protein MGLSWQQGPLGEHPAGKFLTEVPMPEKLLFAEPLRRRMRVRFAGEWIADSEDVWLLHEPGRYPVAYFPVRDVSQGVLEDTDRTTKHRELGPTAWYTVRSGDKEAGRAAWRYTDPPGYAAEFQDRVAFAWRAMDGFYEEDERVLGHAADMYHRIDIRNTSRTLEVRDGERTVARTESPLVLFESGFAPRWYVPRTDVDEDALTPVEGQTFCPYKGLADYYEIGGVRGAAWSYRDAYTQVAPVSDMVSFEPDKVAVYLDGERLALEPGQAVVPHGIDRGLDAEELSRAGGPAKP, encoded by the coding sequence ATGGGTCTGTCATGGCAGCAGGGACCGCTCGGGGAGCACCCGGCCGGCAAGTTCCTGACCGAAGTCCCGATGCCCGAGAAGCTGCTCTTCGCGGAGCCGCTGCGGCGCCGGATGCGGGTGCGGTTCGCCGGCGAGTGGATCGCCGACAGCGAGGACGTCTGGCTCCTGCACGAGCCCGGCCGGTACCCGGTGGCGTACTTCCCCGTGCGGGACGTCAGCCAGGGAGTGCTGGAGGACACCGACCGCACCACCAAGCACCGGGAACTCGGGCCCACCGCCTGGTACACCGTGCGAAGCGGCGACAAGGAGGCGGGCCGCGCCGCATGGCGGTACACCGACCCGCCCGGGTACGCGGCGGAGTTCCAGGACCGCGTGGCCTTCGCGTGGCGCGCCATGGACGGGTTCTACGAGGAGGACGAGCGGGTTCTCGGGCACGCGGCGGACATGTACCACCGGATCGACATCAGGAACACCTCGCGCACCCTCGAGGTGCGCGACGGCGAGCGGACCGTGGCCCGCACCGAGAGCCCCCTGGTGCTCTTCGAGTCCGGGTTCGCGCCCCGCTGGTACGTGCCGCGCACCGACGTCGACGAGGACGCCCTGACCCCTGTCGAGGGACAGACGTTCTGCCCCTACAAGGGCCTGGCGGACTACTACGAGATCGGCGGCGTCCGGGGAGCCGCGTGGTCGTACCGGGACGCCTACACGCAGGTGGCGCCGGTCTCGGACATGGTCTCGTTCGAGCCGGACAAGGTGGCCGTGTACCTGGACGGCGAGCGTCTCGCGCTGGAGCCCGGGCAGGCCGTGGTCCCGCACGGCATCGACCGGGGCCTGGACGCCGAGGAGCTCAGCCGGGCGGGCGGCCCGGCGAAGCCGTAG
- a CDS encoding MOSC and FAD-binding oxidoreductase domain-containing protein — protein MARLLSVNVGLPKNVPWHGRTVYTGVWKHPVEGPQTVRRLNIDGDGQGDLQGHGGEQRAVLVYQIDSYRYWQEYFGRDDFGYGQFGENFTIEGLPDDEVCIGDRYRIGTAVFEVTQPRVTCYRVGLRMGEPQMAALLVAHHRPGFYFRVITEGRVTAGDEIVLLSRGPEAVTVTEIDALLYLPGHHRDDIERVQRIPALSPGWKASLQTLIDQGGAGKETLGGNPALNAASGGPPPGWQGFRPMRVTEITRESRDIFSLTLAAEPAEPAEPAEPAEEGRQDREAEPLPIPLPGQFLTLRLHPEADGPPLIRSYSLSGPPDETRYRITVKHEPHGRASGYLMEHVREGDALDVAAPRGTFTLATGERPLLLISGGVGVTPEMAMLHTLAAQRSEREVWWLHGARNGSERAFADETRALLGRLPRAHEHVCFSAPEPEDRPGRDYAAAGRLSVGHFARLGVPTEAEAYLCGPPAFLKDMQDGLAEYGLDPGLIRTETFGTMPSVTPGVTGTTEPAGPPHPPEGAPGPGPEVSFARSGLSATWDPKYASLLEFAEACAVPVRWTCRTGICHTCETGLLQGDVAYNPEPVDPPSEGNLLTCCSVPRTEVVLDL, from the coding sequence GTGGCAAGGCTGCTGTCGGTGAACGTCGGTCTGCCGAAGAACGTGCCCTGGCACGGCCGCACCGTCTACACCGGCGTCTGGAAGCACCCCGTCGAGGGGCCGCAGACCGTGCGCAGGCTCAACATCGACGGCGACGGCCAGGGCGACCTCCAGGGCCACGGCGGGGAGCAGCGCGCCGTGCTCGTCTACCAGATCGACTCCTACCGCTACTGGCAGGAGTACTTCGGCCGAGACGACTTCGGATACGGCCAGTTCGGGGAGAACTTCACCATCGAGGGGCTCCCGGACGACGAGGTCTGCATCGGGGACCGCTACCGGATCGGCACCGCCGTCTTCGAGGTCACGCAGCCCCGTGTCACCTGCTACCGGGTGGGCCTGCGGATGGGCGAGCCGCAGATGGCGGCGCTCCTGGTGGCCCATCACCGGCCCGGGTTCTACTTCCGCGTGATCACCGAGGGGCGGGTCACGGCCGGCGACGAGATCGTCCTGCTCTCGCGGGGCCCGGAAGCCGTCACCGTCACCGAGATCGACGCCCTGCTGTACCTGCCCGGGCACCATCGCGACGACATCGAGCGCGTGCAGCGGATCCCCGCGCTCAGCCCCGGCTGGAAGGCGTCGTTGCAGACGCTCATCGACCAGGGCGGCGCCGGCAAGGAGACGCTGGGCGGCAACCCCGCGCTCAACGCCGCCTCCGGGGGGCCGCCGCCGGGCTGGCAGGGGTTCCGTCCGATGCGGGTCACGGAGATCACCCGGGAGAGCCGGGACATCTTCTCGCTGACCCTGGCTGCCGAACCTGCCGAACCTGCCGAACCTGCCGAACCCGCGGAGGAAGGCCGGCAGGACCGCGAGGCGGAGCCGCTTCCGATCCCCCTGCCCGGGCAGTTCCTCACCCTGCGCCTGCATCCGGAGGCGGACGGGCCCCCGCTCATCCGCAGCTACTCCCTCTCCGGCCCGCCGGACGAGACGCGGTACCGCATCACCGTCAAACATGAGCCGCACGGCCGCGCGAGCGGATACCTGATGGAGCACGTGCGCGAGGGGGACGCGCTGGACGTCGCCGCCCCGCGCGGCACCTTCACGCTCGCCACCGGTGAGAGGCCGCTGCTGCTGATCTCCGGCGGGGTCGGCGTGACGCCCGAGATGGCCATGCTGCACACCCTGGCGGCCCAGCGCTCCGAACGGGAGGTGTGGTGGCTGCATGGCGCGCGCAACGGCTCCGAACGCGCCTTCGCCGACGAGACCCGCGCGCTGCTCGGACGGTTGCCCAGGGCCCACGAGCACGTCTGCTTCAGCGCCCCGGAGCCCGAGGACCGTCCGGGCCGCGACTACGCCGCCGCGGGCCGGCTGTCGGTGGGCCACTTCGCGCGGCTGGGGGTGCCGACGGAGGCGGAGGCCTACCTGTGCGGGCCGCCGGCGTTCCTGAAGGACATGCAGGACGGCCTCGCCGAGTACGGCCTCGACCCGGGCCTGATCCGCACCGAGACGTTCGGAACCATGCCCTCCGTGACGCCCGGCGTGACCGGGACCACCGAGCCCGCCGGGCCGCCCCACCCACCCGAGGGCGCCCCGGGCCCCGGGCCCGAGGTGTCGTTCGCGCGCAGCGGCCTCAGCGCCACCTGGGATCCGAAGTACGCGAGCCTCCTGGAGTTCGCCGAGGCGTGCGCCGTCCCCGTGCGCTGGACGTGCCGGACGGGCATCTGCCACACCTGCGAGACCGGGCTCCTCCAGGGCGACGTGGCCTACAACCCCGAACCGGTCGACCCGCCGTCCGAGGGCAACCTGCTCACGTGCTGCTCGGTCCCGCGCACGGAGGTCGTGCTGGACCTGTGA
- a CDS encoding phosphotransferase, with protein sequence MMAMTAECEALPGGMLNEGAVHRHGELVERPAPRNARALHAYLLALRGHGFDAAPMPVGLAPEGRERLTFLPGEVALPPFPGWAMTEAALASVGRLLRRLHEAGAAVAVDTRAWWPRDLADPEGGTMLCHNDVCLENVVFRDGRAAAVIDFDQVAPGRPLWDVAMTARYWVPMLDPVSAAGFYPTGLDAPARLRILADGYGLPPRDRAELPGVVEQATEVCRAFVARRVAGGDSVYVRALAERGGWERWDRIQAWLADHRETFTAALLG encoded by the coding sequence ATGATGGCCATGACGGCTGAGTGCGAGGCGCTGCCGGGCGGCATGCTGAACGAGGGAGCCGTCCACCGCCACGGAGAGCTGGTGGAGCGCCCGGCGCCGCGCAACGCACGAGCGCTGCACGCTTATCTCCTCGCGCTGAGGGGGCACGGTTTCGACGCGGCCCCGATGCCGGTGGGCCTCGCCCCGGAGGGCCGTGAACGGCTGACCTTCCTTCCCGGCGAGGTGGCTCTGCCGCCGTTTCCCGGCTGGGCCATGACGGAGGCCGCCCTCGCATCGGTGGGGCGCCTGCTGCGCCGCCTGCACGAGGCCGGAGCGGCCGTCGCCGTCGACACGCGTGCCTGGTGGCCTCGGGACCTCGCGGACCCGGAGGGCGGAACGATGCTCTGCCACAACGACGTGTGCCTGGAGAACGTCGTCTTCCGTGACGGCCGTGCCGCCGCCGTGATCGATTTCGACCAGGTGGCCCCCGGCCGTCCCCTCTGGGACGTCGCCATGACGGCCCGCTACTGGGTGCCCATGCTCGACCCCGTATCGGCAGCCGGCTTCTATCCCACCGGGCTGGACGCCCCCGCGCGCTTGCGGATCCTCGCCGACGGCTACGGTCTCCCGCCGCGCGACCGTGCCGAGTTGCCCGGCGTCGTCGAGCAGGCCACGGAGGTCTGCCGGGCCTTCGTGGCCCGCCGCGTGGCCGGCGGTGACTCCGTCTACGTGCGCGCGCTGGCCGAGCGAGGCGGATGGGAACGCTGGGACCGCATCCAGGCCTGGTTGGCCGATCACCGCGAGACGTTCACGGCCGCACTGCTGGGCTGA
- the cyc2 gene encoding germacradienol/geosmin synthase Cyc2 encodes MTQPFELPKFYMPYPARLNPHVEEARTHARAWARTMGMLEGSGVWDQADLDAHDYALLCAYTHPDCDAEALSLITDWYVWVFFFDDHFLEMFKRSQDRGGGKEHLDRLPMFMPMDAFAPVPEAANPVEAGLADLWARTVPAMSSEWRARFARSTGNLLNESLWELSNINEGRVANPVEYVEMRRKVGGAPWSAGLVEYATAEVPATVAGERPLRVLMETFSDAVHLRNDLFSYQREVEDEGELSNGVLVLERFFGCTTQQAADMVNDILTSRLHQFEHTALTEVPALAALKGLGPGELAAVAAYTKGLQDWQSGGHEWHLRSSRYMNEGTLSTSPLGGPTGLGTAGADLPGLLAAVGAERLRRYTHVPFQHVGPEELPDFDMPFPLTLSPHLPGARVRTTDWCTRMGILSEGIWDQYRLDAFDLPLCAAGIHPDATEDELDLSSAWLAWGTYADDYYPIVFGHRRDLAGAKLCTERLSACMPLDGEEIPPPANAMERGLADLWARTSCEMTPDERRTLRASVEVMTEAWLWELSNQAQHRVPDPVDYIEMRRATFGSDLTMNLARHGCGPALDSEVHRSGPVRSLENSAVDYACLLNDIFSFRKEIEYEGEIHNAVLVVQNFFGCDQARARAVVADLMVQRMRQFQHVAAHELPVLHEDFGLDEKARAALDAYVRNLENWMAGILNWHRNCHRYTRADLARRLTTPVRPAAPAPAGPGARIGVPAAGPWRSAMPHG; translated from the coding sequence ATGACGCAGCCGTTTGAACTGCCGAAGTTCTATATGCCGTATCCCGCCCGCCTGAACCCGCACGTCGAGGAGGCCCGCACGCACGCGCGCGCGTGGGCGCGCACCATGGGCATGCTGGAGGGCTCCGGCGTCTGGGACCAGGCCGACCTGGACGCGCACGACTACGCCCTGCTCTGCGCGTACACCCACCCGGACTGCGACGCCGAGGCGCTCTCGCTGATCACCGACTGGTACGTCTGGGTGTTCTTCTTCGACGACCACTTCCTGGAGATGTTCAAGCGCAGCCAGGACCGCGGGGGCGGCAAGGAGCATCTGGACCGGCTGCCGATGTTCATGCCGATGGATGCGTTCGCGCCGGTCCCGGAGGCCGCCAACCCGGTGGAGGCGGGCCTCGCGGACCTGTGGGCCCGCACGGTGCCCGCGATGTCCTCCGAGTGGCGGGCGCGGTTCGCGCGCAGCACCGGGAACCTGCTGAACGAGTCGCTGTGGGAGCTGTCCAACATCAACGAGGGCCGGGTCGCCAACCCGGTCGAGTACGTCGAGATGCGCCGCAAGGTGGGCGGCGCCCCCTGGTCCGCCGGACTCGTCGAGTACGCCACCGCGGAGGTGCCCGCGACGGTCGCGGGGGAGCGGCCGCTGCGGGTCCTGATGGAGACCTTCTCGGACGCTGTCCACCTCCGCAACGACCTCTTCTCCTACCAGCGCGAGGTCGAGGACGAGGGCGAGCTGAGCAACGGCGTGCTGGTCCTGGAGAGGTTCTTCGGCTGCACCACCCAGCAGGCCGCCGACATGGTGAACGACATCCTCACCTCCCGGCTCCACCAGTTCGAGCACACCGCCCTCACCGAGGTCCCCGCGCTGGCCGCCCTGAAGGGCCTCGGCCCCGGCGAACTCGCCGCCGTCGCCGCGTACACCAAGGGCCTTCAGGACTGGCAGTCCGGCGGCCACGAATGGCACCTGCGCTCCAGCCGCTACATGAACGAGGGCACGCTCAGCACCTCACCGCTCGGCGGCCCCACGGGCCTCGGCACCGCCGGCGCCGACCTCCCCGGCCTGCTGGCGGCGGTGGGCGCCGAGCGGCTGCGCCGTTACACGCACGTGCCGTTCCAGCACGTCGGCCCCGAGGAGCTCCCCGACTTCGACATGCCGTTCCCCCTCACCCTCAGCCCCCACCTGCCGGGCGCCCGGGTGCGGACCACGGACTGGTGCACCCGCATGGGCATCCTCAGCGAGGGCATCTGGGACCAATACCGCCTGGACGCCTTCGACCTCCCCCTCTGCGCGGCCGGCATCCACCCGGACGCCACCGAGGACGAGCTCGACCTCAGCTCCGCATGGCTCGCCTGGGGCACCTACGCCGACGACTACTACCCGATCGTCTTCGGGCACCGCCGCGACCTGGCCGGCGCGAAGCTGTGCACCGAACGGCTCTCGGCCTGCATGCCCCTGGACGGCGAGGAGATCCCGCCGCCCGCGAACGCCATGGAGCGCGGCCTCGCCGACCTGTGGGCGCGAACGTCCTGCGAGATGACCCCGGACGAGCGCCGCACGCTGCGCGCGTCGGTCGAGGTGATGACCGAGGCCTGGCTCTGGGAGCTGTCCAACCAGGCCCAGCACCGCGTCCCGGACCCGGTCGACTACATCGAGATGCGCCGCGCCACCTTCGGCTCCGACCTCACCATGAACCTGGCCCGGCACGGCTGTGGCCCCGCGCTCGATTCGGAGGTCCACCGCAGCGGGCCGGTCCGCTCGCTGGAGAACTCCGCGGTCGACTACGCCTGCCTCCTCAACGACATCTTCTCCTTCCGCAAGGAGATCGAGTACGAGGGCGAGATCCACAACGCGGTCCTCGTCGTGCAGAACTTCTTCGGCTGCGACCAGGCACGCGCGCGTGCCGTCGTGGCGGACCTGATGGTGCAGCGGATGCGGCAGTTCCAGCACGTCGCCGCCCACGAGCTGCCGGTGCTCCACGAGGACTTCGGCCTCGACGAGAAGGCCCGTGCCGCCCTGGACGCCTACGTACGGAACCTGGAGAACTGGATGGCCGGCATCCTCAACTGGCACCGGAACTGCCACAGGTACACGCGGGCCGACCTCGCGCGCCGCCTGACCACACCGGTACGCCCGGCCGCACCGGCGCCTGCCGGCCCGGGCGCACGCATCGGTGTGCCGGCCGCGGGGCCATGGCGGTCCGCCATGCCGCACGGGTGA